The genomic DNA CCAGTCGATCAGCGCCTGCCCCCACGGCTCGGTGATCGCCGCGCCGATTGCCAGGAAGATGCCAAACGGCACCAGCTTGCCCGTCCGCATGCTGATGGGCGCAAAGATCAGCGTGCCGAACAGCGCCCCCATGAACAGGGTCAGCAGCACGCCCCAGGGGCCCAGGAAGGCGCCCACCATCATCATCATCTTGATGTCGCCGCCCCCCATGGCCGGCTTGCGGAACACCTTCTCCCCCACCACCGCGATCAGCCAGAGCAGACCGAACCCCACCGCGGCGCCCAGGAAGGACTGCTGCCAGGTGACGCCGCCCGGCGCGAACGAGAGCGCCAGCCCGATCACCGTTCCCCCCAGGGTGAACTGGTCGGGGATGGTGTAGGTGGCCGCGTCGGCCAGGGCGATGCCCAGCAGAATGGTGAAGAACAGCGCCGTGCCCAGCGCCTGCCACGAAAGCCCGAGGCGCAGCACGGCCATCACCCACAGCGCCGCCGTCAGCAGCTCCACCAGGGGATACTGGATGCTCACCTTGGCGCCGCACGCCCGGCAGCGGCCGCGGAGCAGCACCCAGCCCAGCACGGGAATGTTGTCGCGCCAGCGGATGGGCGTG from Longimicrobium sp. includes the following:
- a CDS encoding prepilin peptidase; the encoded protein is MTVLNLQIFLAAYAALVGACVGSFLNVCVYRWPADLSVVRPPSRCGSCGTPIRWRDNIPVLGWVLLRGRCRACGAKVSIQYPLVELLTAALWVMAVLRLGLSWQALGTALFFTILLGIALADAATYTIPDQFTLGGTVIGLALSFAPGGVTWQQSFLGAAVGFGLLWLIAVVGEKVFRKPAMGGGDIKMMMMVGAFLGPWGVLLTLFMGALFGTLIFAPISMRTGKLVPFGIFLAIGAAITEPWGQALIDWYVRNFLTV